One Solanum lycopersicum chromosome 2, SLM_r2.1 genomic region harbors:
- the LOC101264584 gene encoding RING-H2 finger protein ATL8-like, translated as MTRPSRFLLSTNSSSTPAAEPPSTVTVESDFVVILAALLCALICVVGLIAVARCAWLRRGIGAGGNGGSQPSANKGLKKKVLQSLPKFTYDPSSTANGAAFTAECAICLAEYAVGDEIRVLPQCGHSFHLQCIDTWLGSHSSCPSCRQILVVARCRKCGEFPAVSCKSDGAPVTTPAESRSCGTSTSSNNFLV; from the coding sequence atgaCTCGTCCTTCTAGATTTCTGCTTAGCACCAACTCATCTTCAACGCCGGCGGCGGAGCCACCGTCGACGGTGACAGTGGAGTCTGATTTCGTTGTAATACTAGCTGCGTTGCTCTGTGCGCTGATTTGTGTAGTAGGACTCATCGCCGTCGCGAGATGTGCGTGGCTCCGGCGAGGAATCGGGGCCGGCGGGAACGGTGGTAGTCAACCGTCGGCGAATAAAggattgaagaagaaagtgttGCAATCGTTGCCTAAATTCACCTACGATCCAAGTAGTACGGCGAACGGTGCGGCGTTCACGGCGGAGTGTGCGATTTGTTTGGCGGAATACGCCGTCGGAGATGAGATCCGTGTGCTGCCGCAGTGTGGACATAGTTTTCATCTTCAGTGTATTGATACTTGGCTGGGCTCACACTCTTCATGTCCTTCTTGTCGTCAAATTCTCGTCGTTGCTCGGTGCCGGAAGTGCGGTGAGTTCCCGGCAGTTTCCTGTAAATCCGACGGAGCTCCGGTTACAACTCCGGCCGAGTCTCGTTCATGCGGTACATCTACTAGCTCAAATAATTTCTTGGTCTAG
- the LOC101264283 gene encoding MLO-like protein 8 isoform X2, whose protein sequence is MILGFISLTLVFSQYYIAGICIPPSVADTMLPCPANNKDAAKEEEHRRKLLWYERRILAGAEPKCKEGRVPLVTVEALHQIHILIFFLAVLHVLYSAITMWLGRLKIRGWKGWEQETSTHSYEFTNDPSRFRLTHETSFVRAHTSFWTRIPIFFYIGCFFRQFFKSVSKSDYLALRNGFISVHLAPGSKFNFQKYIKRSLEDDFKVVVGVSPVLWASFVLFLLLNVSGWQALFWASLIPLIIILAVGTKLQAVLTRMALDIKERHAVVQGIPLVQASDKYFWFGRPRLVLHLIHFALFQNAFQITYFLWIWYEYGLKSCFHEAFELVIAKIVIGVGVLFLCSYITLPLYALITQMGSHMKKSIFDEQTSKALKKWHMAVKKRTGARGDRSPTRTLGNASPRSAMSSPVHPSGPGLHRYKTTGHSSRFQGYSDQEASDLENDPTTPMTRAEIATTHIDHDDTEIHVHIPQNGESTRNEDDFSFVKPAPQR, encoded by the exons ATGATTCTCGGTTTCATCTCGTTAACCCTTGTATTTAGTCAATATTACATTGCTGGAATTTGTATCCCCCCAAGTGTTGCTGATACAATGTTGCCATGCCCTGCAAACAACAAAGATGCAGCAAAGGAGGAGGAACACCGTAGGAAGCTTTTATGGTATGAGCGTAGAATTTTGGCAGGTGCAGAGCCTAAATGCAAAGAG GGACGTGTACCGCTTGTTACTGTTGAAGCACTGCATCAAATACACAtcctcattttctttttggCAGTCCTTCATGTGTTATACAGTGCGATTACCATGTGGTTGGGAAGACTTAAG ATTCGTGGCTGGAAAGGTTGGGAGCAAGAGACTTCAACCCATAGTTACGAGTTTACAAATG ATCCTTCAAGATTTAGACTTACTCATGAGACATCTTTTGTCCGAGCGCATACTAGTTTCTGGACAAGGATCCCGATCTTCTTTTACATT GGATGCTTCTTCAGACAATTTTTCAAGTCTGTCAGTAAGTCAGACTACTTGGCTCTGCGCAATGGTTTCATAAGT GTTCATCTGGCTCCTGGAAGTAAATTTAACTTCCAAAAGTACATCAAGAGGTCATTAGAGGATGACTTCAAGGTAGTTGTCGGTGTCAG TCCAGTTTTATGGGCATCATTTGTGCTTTTCTTGCTTCTGAATGTTAGCG GGTGGCAAGCATTGTTCTGGGCATCCTTAATTCCTCTAATT ATCATTTTAGCTGTTGGAACAAAGCTTCAAGCTGTTTTGACTAGGATGGCCCTTGACATTAAAGAGAGACATGCAGTAGTTCAAGGAATCCCTCTTGTACAAGCCTCAGACAAATATTTTTGGTTTGGTCGACCACGACTGGTTCTTCACCTCATTCATTTTGCCTTGTTTCAG AATGCATTCCAGATAACATATTTTCTGTGGATATGG TATGAGTATGGGCTAAAATCTTGCTTCCACGAGGCGTTTGAGCTGGTCATTGCAAAAATTGTTATAGG AGTGGGAGTCTTATTCCTATGCAGTTATATCACTCTTCCGCTTTATGCCCTTATAACTCAG ATGGGATCCCATATGAAAAAATCCATCTTTGATGAGCAAACCTCCAAGGCACTAAAGAAGTGGCATATGGCTGTGAAGAAGCGGACAGGAGCGAGGGGTGACAGGTCCCCTACCCGAACACTGGGTAATGCAAGTCCAAGGTCTGCAATGAGCTCACCTGTGCACCCATCAGGCCCTGGTCTTCATCGATACAAAACCACTGGTCACTCATCGCGTTTCCAGGGCTACAGTGATCAAGAAGCATCCGACCTTGAAAATGATCCAACAACACCGATGACTCGTGCAGAGATAGCAACTACACATATTGATCATGATGACACAGAAATTCATGTGCATATTCCTCAAAATGGAGAATCTACTAGGAATGAAGATGACTTCTCATTTGTGAAGCCTGCTCCTCAAAGGTGA
- the LOC101264283 gene encoding MLO-like protein 8 isoform X1 produces the protein MAGGGDGTSRQLDQTPTWAVAGVCAVIILISIALEKILHKLGTWLTDRHKKALFEALEKVKAELMILGFISLTLVFSQYYIAGICIPPSVADTMLPCPANNKDAAKEEEHRRKLLWYERRILAGAEPKCKEGRVPLVTVEALHQIHILIFFLAVLHVLYSAITMWLGRLKIRGWKGWEQETSTHSYEFTNDPSRFRLTHETSFVRAHTSFWTRIPIFFYIGCFFRQFFKSVSKSDYLALRNGFISVHLAPGSKFNFQKYIKRSLEDDFKVVVGVSPVLWASFVLFLLLNVSGWQALFWASLIPLIIILAVGTKLQAVLTRMALDIKERHAVVQGIPLVQASDKYFWFGRPRLVLHLIHFALFQNAFQITYFLWIWYEYGLKSCFHEAFELVIAKIVIGVGVLFLCSYITLPLYALITQMGSHMKKSIFDEQTSKALKKWHMAVKKRTGARGDRSPTRTLGNASPRSAMSSPVHPSGPGLHRYKTTGHSSRFQGYSDQEASDLENDPTTPMTRAEIATTHIDHDDTEIHVHIPQNGESTRNEDDFSFVKPAPQR, from the exons ATGGCAGGTGGGGGTGATGGTACATCAAGGCAACTTGATCAAACACCAACTTGGGCTGTGGCTGGTGTTTGTGCAGTTATTATCCTCATTTCTATTGCCTTAGAGAAGATATTGCACAAACTTGGAACG TGGTTGACTGACAGGCATAAAAAAGCTCTCTTTGAGGCCTTGGAGAAGGTTAAGGCCG AGTTGATGATTCTCGGTTTCATCTCGTTAACCCTTGTATTTAGTCAATATTACATTGCTGGAATTTGTATCCCCCCAAGTGTTGCTGATACAATGTTGCCATGCCCTGCAAACAACAAAGATGCAGCAAAGGAGGAGGAACACCGTAGGAAGCTTTTATGGTATGAGCGTAGAATTTTGGCAGGTGCAGAGCCTAAATGCAAAGAG GGACGTGTACCGCTTGTTACTGTTGAAGCACTGCATCAAATACACAtcctcattttctttttggCAGTCCTTCATGTGTTATACAGTGCGATTACCATGTGGTTGGGAAGACTTAAG ATTCGTGGCTGGAAAGGTTGGGAGCAAGAGACTTCAACCCATAGTTACGAGTTTACAAATG ATCCTTCAAGATTTAGACTTACTCATGAGACATCTTTTGTCCGAGCGCATACTAGTTTCTGGACAAGGATCCCGATCTTCTTTTACATT GGATGCTTCTTCAGACAATTTTTCAAGTCTGTCAGTAAGTCAGACTACTTGGCTCTGCGCAATGGTTTCATAAGT GTTCATCTGGCTCCTGGAAGTAAATTTAACTTCCAAAAGTACATCAAGAGGTCATTAGAGGATGACTTCAAGGTAGTTGTCGGTGTCAG TCCAGTTTTATGGGCATCATTTGTGCTTTTCTTGCTTCTGAATGTTAGCG GGTGGCAAGCATTGTTCTGGGCATCCTTAATTCCTCTAATT ATCATTTTAGCTGTTGGAACAAAGCTTCAAGCTGTTTTGACTAGGATGGCCCTTGACATTAAAGAGAGACATGCAGTAGTTCAAGGAATCCCTCTTGTACAAGCCTCAGACAAATATTTTTGGTTTGGTCGACCACGACTGGTTCTTCACCTCATTCATTTTGCCTTGTTTCAG AATGCATTCCAGATAACATATTTTCTGTGGATATGG TATGAGTATGGGCTAAAATCTTGCTTCCACGAGGCGTTTGAGCTGGTCATTGCAAAAATTGTTATAGG AGTGGGAGTCTTATTCCTATGCAGTTATATCACTCTTCCGCTTTATGCCCTTATAACTCAG ATGGGATCCCATATGAAAAAATCCATCTTTGATGAGCAAACCTCCAAGGCACTAAAGAAGTGGCATATGGCTGTGAAGAAGCGGACAGGAGCGAGGGGTGACAGGTCCCCTACCCGAACACTGGGTAATGCAAGTCCAAGGTCTGCAATGAGCTCACCTGTGCACCCATCAGGCCCTGGTCTTCATCGATACAAAACCACTGGTCACTCATCGCGTTTCCAGGGCTACAGTGATCAAGAAGCATCCGACCTTGAAAATGATCCAACAACACCGATGACTCGTGCAGAGATAGCAACTACACATATTGATCATGATGACACAGAAATTCATGTGCATATTCCTCAAAATGGAGAATCTACTAGGAATGAAGATGACTTCTCATTTGTGAAGCCTGCTCCTCAAAGGTGA